The following proteins are encoded in a genomic region of Peromyscus maniculatus bairdii isolate BWxNUB_F1_BW_parent chromosome 12, HU_Pman_BW_mat_3.1, whole genome shotgun sequence:
- the Son gene encoding protein SON isoform X2, with product MAADIEQVFRSFVVSKFREIQQELSSGRSEGQLNGETNAPIEGSQAGDTAASTRSLPNEEIVQKIEEVLSGVLDTELRYKPDLKEASRKSRCVSVQTDPTDEVPTKKSKKHKKHKNKKKKKKKEKEKKYKRQPEEPESKLKSHHDGSVDLESDSFLKFDSESSAMALEHPVRAFGFSEASETPLVLEPPVGSVEVQESHMLETPKPAPQPAELSFGSAPVISEQSEQPESVMMEPSPTKILDSFAAAAALKSPEPVVTMSVEYQKSVLKSSWETTAPELSKTTPVELPVAKVLEPSETLMIVSETPPEVHPEPSTSTMDFPESSTTDALRLPEQPAEAPSEMADSSLTRPQESLELPKSTAVELQESSVASALELPGPPATSMLELQGPPATPVLELPGPSAAPVPELSGPLSTPVPELPGPPATVVPELPGPSVTPVPPLLQELPGPPAPSVGLEPPQEVPEPPVMAQEMPGVPAVSAAVELTGQPAVTVAMELTEQPVTTTEFEHPVAMTTVEHPGHPEVTTATGLLGQPEAAMVLELPGQPVATTALELSGQPSVTGVSELSGLPSATGALELSGQPVATGALELPGQLMATGALEFSGQSGAAGALELLGQPLATGVLELPGQPGAPELPGQPVATVALEISVQSVVTTSELSTMTVSQSLEVPSTTALESYNTVAQELPTTLVGETSVTVGVDPLMAQESHMLASNTMESHMLASNTMDSQMLASNTMDSQMLASNTMDSQMLASSTMDSQMLASSTMDSQMLATSSMDSQMLATSSMDSQMLATSSMDSQMLATSSMDSQMLATSSMDSQMLATSSMDSQMLATSSMDSQMLATSSMDSQMLATSSMDSQMLASGAMDSQMLASGTMDAQMLASGTMDAQMLASSTQDSAMMGSKSPDPYRLAQDPYRLAQDPYRLGHDPYRLGHDAYRLGQDPYRLGHDPYRLTPDPYRMSPRPYRIAPRSYRIAPRPYRLAPRPLMLASRRSMMMSYAAERSMMSSYERSMMSYERSMMSPMAERSMMSAYERSMMSAYERSMMSPMAERSMMSAYERSMMSAYERSMMSPMADRSMMSMGADRSMMSSYSAADRSMMSSYSAADRSMMSSYTDRSMMSMAADSYTDSYTDSYTEAYMVPPLPPEEPPTMPPLPPEEPPMTPPLPPEEPPEGSALSAEQSVLTADNTWPTEVTLPTEESVAQPEPPVSQSEISEPLAVPASYSVSESETSMLASEAVMTVAEPAQEPESSVLSAPVESAVVAEHEMVTERPVTYMVSEATMSAEPAVLSEPSAMSETSETYDSMRPSGHAIAEVSMSLLEPAVTISQPAESSLELQSMAVPAPPTMTAPESPAVAVPELPPVADPEPPVMVVPETPTVAVPELAAVAAPEPPAMTTPELSSMPVSEPPVAVPELPALADPEHATTAGSGVSSLEPSVPVLEPAVSVLQPVMVVSEPCVPVQEPTVAISEPAVTVLEHTQIISPEMALESSPTVVESSVLSSHVMKGMNLLSGDPSLGPEVGVQEIMLHAGEEPHDGGHLKNDLYENEYDRNAELAINSHFIAKDVEHNTVCAAAIGPVGETSEEKVLPVIETKEVTELDTCPAVSEADVGRSLSSQLALEPDTMGTNKGLEFVTASVPSLDSKYDVEISLTTQDTEHDMVISTSPSGGSEADIEGPLPAKDIHLDLPSTNLVCKDTEDSLPIKDSDQTVAVAPSPKESSEDKEVPLPNKETVPDSVYPASIDEINEADLVRPLLPKDMERLTSLRAGIEGPLLASESERDKLAASPVVISIPERASESSSEEKDDYEIFVKVKDTHEKSKKNKNRDKGEKEKKRDSSLRSRSKRSKSSEHKSRKRTSESRSRARKRSSKSKSHRSQTRSRSRSRRRRRSSRSRSKSRGRRSVSKEKRKRSPKHRSKSRERKRKRSSSRDNRKTVRARSRTPSRRSRSHTPSRRRRSRSVGRRRSFSISPSRRSRTPSRRSRTPSRRSRTPSRRSRTPSRRSRTPSRRSRTPSRRRRSRSVVRRRSFSISPVRLRRSRTPLRRRFSRSPIRRKRSRSSERGRSPKRLTDLDKAQLLEIAKANAAAMCAKAGVPLPPNLKPAPPPTIEEKVAKKSGGATIEELTEKCKQIAQSKEDDDVIVNKPHVSDEEEEEPPFYHHPFKLSEPKPIFFNLNIAAAKPTPPKSQVTLTKEFPVSSGSQHRKKEADSVYGEWVPVEKNGEENKDDDNVFSSSLPSEPVDISTAMSERALAQKRLSENAFDLEAMSMLNRAQERIDAWAQLNSIPGQFTGSTGVQVLTQEQLANTGAQAWIKKDQFLRAAPVTGGMGAVLMRKMGWREGEGLGKNKEGNKEPILVDFKTDRKGLVAVGERAQKRSGNFSAAMKDLSGKHPVSALMEICNKRRWQPPEFLLVHDSGPDHRKHFLFRVLRNGSPYQPNCMFFLNRY from the exons ATGGCGGCCGACATCGAGCAGGTTTTTAGGTCTTTCGTGGTCAGTAAATTCCGGGAAATACAACAGGAGCTTTCCAG CGGAAGGAGTGAAGGCCAGCTGAATGGGGAAACAAACGCACCtattgaaggaagccaggcaggtgACACAGCCGCCTCGACGCGGAGTCTCCCAAACGAAGAGATCGTGCAGAAGATAGAGGAAGTCCTTTCTGGGGTCCTAGACACAGAACTGCGATACAAGCCAG ACTTGAAGGAGGCCTCCAGAAAAAGTAGATGTGTGTCTGTACAAACAGATCCTACTGATGAAGTTCCCACCAAAAAGTCAAAGAAGCATaaaaagcacaaaaacaaaaagaagaaaaagaagaaagaaaaggaaaaaaaatacaaaaggcaACCAGAAGAACCTGAGTCCAAGTTGAAATCTCATCACGATGGGAGTGTTGATCTAGAATCTGATTCCTTTTTAAAGTTTGATTCTGAATCTTCAGCAATGGCACTGGAACATCCTGTAAGAGCATTTGGCTTTTCTGAGGCCAGTGAAACCCCTCTAGTGCTGGAACCTCCAGTAGGATCGGTGGAGGTTCAGGAGTCACATATGTTAGAGACTCCAAAGCCTGCTCCCCAGCCTGCAGAACTGTCCTTTGGATCTGCACCAGTCATCTCAGAGCAGTCTGAGCAGCCTGAGTCAGTAATGATGGAACCGTCCCCAACCAAGATTCTGGATTCCTTTGCAGCTGCAGCAGCGCTGAAGTCACCTGAGCCCGTTGTAACAATGTCAGTGGAGTATCAGAAGTCTGTGCTCAAGTCTTCTTGGGAGACTACGGCTCCAGAGCTATCAAAGACCACGCCGGTAGAGCTTCCCGTAGCAAAAGTGCTTGAGCCGTCAGAAACCCTCATGATAGTATCAGAGACACCCCCTGAGGTGCACCCTGAACCAAGCACATCAACAATGGATTTTCCAGAGTCATCTACAACTGATGCACTAAGATTGCCAGAGCAGCCTGCAGAAGCACCATCGGAGATGGCAGATTCATCCTTGACAAGACCTCAGGAGTCACTGGAGCTGCCGAAGAGCACAGCGGTGGAGCTGCAGGAGTCGTCGGTGGCCTCAGCCCTGGAGTTGCCGGGGCCACCTGCGACCTCCATGCTGGAGTTGCAGGGGCCCCCTGCGACTCCAGTGCTGGAGTTGCCTGGGCCCTCTGCCGCCCCAGTGCCAGAGTTGTCAGGGCCCCTTTCTACCCCAGTGCCTGAGTTGCCAGGGCCCCCTGCCACAGTAGTGCCTGAGTTGCCGGGGCCCTCTGTGACACCAGTGCCACCATTGTTGCAGGAATTGCCAGGGCCTCCAGCGCCATCCGTGGGGTTGGAGCCACCACAGGAGGTACCAGAGCCACCTGTGATGGCACAGGAGATGCCAGGGGTGCCTGCAGTTTCAGCGGCAGTAGAATTGACAGGGCAACCTGCAGTAACAGTAGCAATGGAGTTGACCGAACAACCTGTGACGACGACAGAGTTCGAGCATCCTGTGGCGATGACGACGGTGGAACATCCTGGGCATCCTGAGGTGACAACAGCGACAGGGTTGCTGGGGCAGCCGGAGGCAGCGATGGTGCTGGAGTTGCCAGGACAGCCAGTGGCAACCACAGCTCTGGAGTTGTCTGGGCAGCCTTCAGTGACTGGGGTGTCAGAGTTGTCAGGGCTGCCTTCGGCAACTGGGGCACTGGAGTTGTCAGGGCAGCCCGTGGCAACTGGGGCACTGGAGTTGCCTGGGCAGCTTATGGCAACTGGGGCACTGGAGTTCTCGGGGCAGTCTGGGGCAGCTGGAGCACTGGAGCTTTTGGGGCAGCCCCTGGCAACAGGGGTGCTGGAGTTACCAGGGCAGCCTGGGGCGCCAGAGTTGCCTGGGCAGCCCGTGGCAACTGTGGCGCTGGAGATCTCTGTTCAGTCCGTGGTGACAACATCGGAGCTGTCAACGATGACCGTGTCGCAGTCTCTGGAGGTGCCCTCGACGACAGCGCTGGAATCCTATAATACGGTAGCACAGGAGCTGCCTACTACACTGGTGGGGGAGACTTCTGTAACAGTAGGAGTGGATCCCTTGATGGCCCAAGAATCCCATATGTTAGCTTCTAACACCATGGAGAGCCATATGTTAGCATCCAACACCATGGACTCCCAAATGCTAGCATCCAACACTATGGATTCTCAGATGCTAGCATCCAATACCATGGATTCCCAGATGTTAGCGTCTAGCACCATGGACTCCCAGATGTTAGCCTCTAGCACTATGGACTCCCAGATGTTAGCAACTAGCTCCATGGACTCCCAGATGTTAGCGACTAGTTCCATGGACTCCCAAATGTTAGCAACCAGCTCTATGGACTCCCAGATGTTAGCAACCAGCTCTATGGACTCCCAGATGTTAGCAACCAGCAGTATGGACTCCCAGATGTTAGCAACCAGCTCCATGGACTCCCAGATGTTAGCAACCAGCTCCATGGACTCCCAGATGTTAGCAACCAGCAGTATGGACTCCCAGATGTTAGCCACCAGTTCCATGGACTCCCAGATGTTAGCATCTGGTGCTATGGATTCTCAAATGCTAGCTTCTGGCACCATGGATGCTCAGATGTTAGCATCTGGTACTATGGATGCCCAAATGTTAGCATCTAGTACCCAAGATTCTGCTATGATGGGTTCAAAATCTCCTGATCCTTATAGGTTAGCTCAGGATCCTTACAGATTAGCTCAGGATCCCTATAGGTTGGGTCATGACCCCTATAGGTTAGGCCATGATGCTTATAGGTTAGGACAGGACCCCTATAGATTAGGCCATGATCCCTACAGACTAACTCCTGATCCCTATAGGATGTCACCTAGACCCTACAGAATAGCACCCAGGTCCTATAGAATAGCACCTAGGCCATACAGGTTAGCACCTAGACCCTTGATGTTAGCATCTAGACGCTCTATGATGATGTCCTATGCTGCAGAACGTTCCATGATGTCATCTTATGAGCGCTCTATGATGTCTTATGAACGCTCTATGATGTCTCCGATGGCTGAACGCTCAATGATGTCAGCCTATGAGCGCTCTATGATGTCAGCTTACGAGCGCTCCATGATGTCACCTATGGCTGAGCGTTCTATGATGTCAGCTTATGAACGCTCTATGATGTCAGCTTACGAGCGCTCCATGATGTCCCCTATGGCTGATCGATCTATGATGTCCATGGGTGCCGACCGGTCTATGATGTCATCGTACTCTGCAGCTGACCGGTCTATGATGTCATCGTACTCTGCAGCTGACCGATCTATGATGTCATCTTACACTGATCGATCAATGATGTCTATGGCAGCTGATTCTTATACTGATTCTTACACTGACTCCTATACGGAGGCATATATGGTGCCTCCTTTGCCTCCTGAAGAGCCCCCAACAATGCCACCATTGCCACCTGAGGAACCACCAATGACACCACCATTGCCTCCTGAGGAACCACCAGAGGGTTCAGCATTATCTGCCGAGCAATCGGTATTAACAGCTGACAATACTTGGCCTACAGAGGTAACATTACCTACTGAAGAATCTGTAGCACAGCCTGAGCCTCCTGTGAGTCAAAGTGAGATTTCAGAGCCTTTGGCAGTACCTGCTAGTTATTCAGTGTCAGAATCAGAGACTTCAATGTTAGCATCAGAGGCTGTTATGACTGTTGCAGAACCTGCACAAGAGCCAGAATCTTCAGTCCTATCAGCACCAGTTGAGTCTGCTGTAGTAGCAGAACATGAAATGGTTACAGAGAGACCAGTGACTTACATGGTTTCTGAGGCTACCATGTCAGCTGAACCAGCTGTGTTATCAGAGCCTTCTGCTATGTCGGAGACATCAGAAACATACGATTCCATGCGGCCATCAGGACATGCTATAGCGGAGGTGTCTATGTCCCTCCTGGAGCCAGCAGTAACCATTTCACAGCCAGCAGAGAGCAGTCTGGAGCTGCAATCCATGGCTGTCCCAGCACCTCCCACTATGACTGCCCCAGAATCTCCTGCTGTTGCCGTCCCAGAACTTCCTCCTGTGGCTGACCCAGAACCTCCCGTTATGGTTGTTCCAGAAACCCCCACTGTGGCTGTTCCAGAACTTGCTGCTGTGGCTGCCCCAGAGCCTCCTGCTATGACTACTCCAGAGCTTTCCTCCATGCCTGTCTCAGAACCTCCTGTGGCTGTCCCGGAGCTCCCAGCTTTGGCTGACCCAGAGCATGCTACAACTGCAGGGTCAGGTGTTTCTTCCCTGGAGCCTTCTGTGCCTGTCTTGGAACCAGCAGTATCAGTCCTTCAACCTGTTATGGTTGTTTCAGAACCATGTGTTCCTGTCCAGGAACCTACTGTGGCAATTTCAGAACCTGCTGTCACAGTTTTGGAGCATACTCAAATAATATCACCTGAGATGGCTTTAGAGTCTTCACCAACAGTAGTGGAGTCCAGTGTACTGTCATCACATGTTATGAAAGGAATGAATTTACTTTCTGGGGATCCAAGTCTTGGTCCAGAGGTTGGCGTGCAGGAGATTATGTTGCATGCAGGTGAAGAGCCACATGATGGAGGACACTTGAAAAATGACTTGTATGAAAATGAATATGATAGAAATGCAGAACTTGCTATAAACAGTCATTTCATTGCTAAAGATGTGGAGCATAATACAGTGTGTGCTGCTGCCATTGGTCCTGTTGGTGAAACAAGTGAAGAGAAAGTTTTGCCCGTCATCGAGACAAAGGAAGTCACAGAATTGGATACCTGTCCTGCTGTTAGTGAAGCTGATGTAGGAAGAAGTCTGTCTTCCCAACTTGCTCTGGAACCAGACACAATGGGAACTAATAAGGGGTTGGAATTTGTCACAGCGTCTGTTCCCAGTTTAGATAGTAAATATGATGTTGAAATATCTTTAACTACTCAAGATACTGAACATGACATGGTGATTTCCACCAGCCCCAGTGGTGGCAGTGAAGCTGACATAGAGGGACCTTTGCCTGCTAAAGACATTCACCTTGATTTGCCATCTACAAATCTTGTTTGTAAGGATACAGAAGACTCGTTACCTATAAAAGACAGTGACCAGACAGTAGCAGTTGCTCCTAGCCCTAAAGAAAGCAGTGAAGATAAAGAAGTACCTCTTCCCAATAAAGAAACAGTTCCTGATTCAGTATATCCTGCCAGCATTGATGAGATTAATGAAGCTGACTTAGTGAGACCATTACTTCCTAAGGACATGGAACGTCTTACAAGCCTTAGAGCTGGCATTGAAGGACCTTTACTTGCAAGTGAAAGTGAACGGGACAAATTGGCTGCCAGTCCAGTTGTAATTAGTATACCAGAAAGAGCTTCAGAGTCTTCTTCAGAGGAAAAGGATGATTATGAAATTTTTGTAAAAGTTAAGGACACACatgaaaaaagcaagaaaaataaaaaccgtGACAAAggtgaaaaagagaagaaaagggactcTTCATTAAGGTCTCGGAGTAAGCGTTCCAAGTCTTCTGAACATAAGTCACGCAAGCGTACCAGTGAGTCTCGTTCTAGAGCAAGGAAGAGGTCATCTAAGTCCAAGTCTCATCGTTCTCAGACACGTTCACGGTCACGTTCAAGACGCAGGAGAAGGAGTAGCAGATCAAGATCTAAGTCTAGAGGACGACGGTCTGTATCAAAAGAGAAGCGCAAGAGATCTCCAAAGCACAGATCCAAgtccagagaaaggaagaggaaaagatcaAGTTCCCGGGACAACCGGAAAACAGTTCGAGCTCGGAGTCGAACTCCAAGTCGGCGGAGTAGGAGTCACACTCCTAGTCGGCGGAGAAGGTCTAGATCTGTTGGTAGAAGGAGGAGTTTCAGCATTTCCCCGAGCCGCAGGAGCCGCACCCCCAGCCGCAGGAGCCGTACCCCCAGCCGCAGGAGCCGCACCCCCAGCCGCAGGAGCCGAACCCCAAGCCGCAGGAGCCGAACCCCGAGCCGCAGGAGCCGAACTCCGAGCCGCAGGAGAAGATCAAGATCTGTGGTAAGAAGACGAAGCTTCAGTATATCGCCAGTCAGATTAAGGCGATCAAGAACACCTTTGAGAAGAAGGTTTAGTAGATCTCCCATTCGTCGTAAAAGatccaggtcttctgaaagaggcAGATCACCCAAACGTCTAACAGATTTGG ATAAGGCTCAATTACTTGAAATAGCCAAAGCTAATGCAGCTGCCATGTGTGCTAAGGCTGGTGTTCCTTTACCACCAAACCTAAAGCCTGCACCTCCACCtacaatagaagagaaagttgctAAAAAGTCTGGAGGAGCTACCATAGAAGAACTAACTGAG aAATGCAAACAGATTGCACAGAGTAAAGAAGATGATGATGTAATAGTGAATAAACCTCATGTTtcggatgaagaggaagaagaacctCCTTTTTATCATCATCCCTTTAAACTCAGTGAACCCAAGCCCATTTTTTTCAATCTGAAT ATTGCTGCAGCAAAGCCAACTCCACCAAAGAGCCAAGTAACATTAACAAAGGAATTTCCTGTGTCATCTGGATCTCAGCATCGGAAAAAAGAAGCCGATAGTGTTTATGGAGAGTGGGTTCCTGTAGAGAAAAACGGCGAAGAAAACAAAGATGATGATAATGTGTTCAGCAGCAGCTTGCCCTCAGAG ccTGTGGACATCTCAACAGCAATGAGCGAACGGGCACTTGCTCAGAAGAGACTCAGTGAGAATGCATTTGACCTTGAAGCCATGAGTATGTTAAATCGAGCTCAAGAACGG attgATGCCTGGGCTCAGTTGAACTCTATCCCTGGGCAGTTCACAGGAAGTACGGGAGTGCAAGTCCTGACACAGGAACAGCTGGCTAATACTGGTGCCCAAGCCTGGATTAAAAAG GATCAGTTCTTAAGAGCAGCCCCAGTAACTGGAGGAATGGGTGCTGTCTTGATGAgaaagatgggctggagagaaggagaagggctAGGCAAGAACAAAGAAGGGAACAAGGAGCCCATTCTCGTGGACTTTAAGACAGACCGGAAAG GTCTTGTTGCAGTAGGAGAAAGAGCACAAAAGAGGTCTGGGAACTTCTCTGCTGCAATGAAAGACTTGTCAG GCAAACATCCTGTGTCTGCCTTGATGGAAATCTGTAATAAAAGAAGGTGGCAACCACCTGAATTTCTCTTGGTCCATGATAGTGGCCCTGATCATCGCAAACATTTTCTCTTTAGG GTATTGAGAAATGGAAGCCCTTACCAGCCCAATTGTATGTTTTTCTTGAATAGGTATTGA